From a single Aquincola tertiaricarbonis genomic region:
- a CDS encoding SDR family NAD(P)-dependent oxidoreductase — protein sequence MSLFSLEGQVAVITGSSRGIGKAIAERMAEQGARVVISSRKAEPCNEVAAAINARHGAGRAIAIPANISSKQDLQHLAEETARRLGPIDTLVCNAASNPYYGPMAGIEDDQFRKILENNVIANHWLINFVAPSMVERRQGSIVIVSSIGGLRGSPVIGAYNISKAADFQLARNLAVELGPHNVRVNCIAPGLIRTDFARALWEDEAMLKQRMSTTPLRRIGEPDEIAGAAVFLASKAGSYMTGQSIVVDGGVTI from the coding sequence ATGTCTCTTTTTTCGCTTGAAGGCCAGGTGGCCGTCATCACCGGCTCGTCCCGCGGCATCGGCAAGGCCATTGCCGAGCGCATGGCCGAACAGGGCGCACGGGTGGTGATCTCGTCGCGCAAGGCCGAGCCCTGCAACGAGGTGGCCGCCGCCATCAATGCCCGCCACGGCGCAGGCCGGGCCATCGCCATCCCGGCCAACATCTCCAGCAAGCAGGACCTGCAGCACCTGGCCGAAGAAACCGCGCGCCGGCTGGGCCCGATCGACACGCTGGTGTGCAACGCGGCCAGCAACCCCTACTACGGGCCGATGGCCGGCATCGAGGACGACCAGTTCCGCAAGATCCTGGAGAACAACGTGATCGCCAACCACTGGCTGATCAACTTCGTGGCGCCCTCGATGGTGGAGCGCCGCCAGGGCTCCATCGTCATCGTCTCCAGCATCGGCGGCCTGCGCGGCTCGCCGGTGATCGGCGCGTACAACATCTCCAAGGCCGCCGACTTCCAGCTGGCGCGCAACCTGGCGGTGGAACTGGGGCCGCACAACGTGCGCGTCAACTGCATCGCGCCGGGGCTGATCCGCACCGACTTCGCCCGCGCGCTGTGGGAAGACGAAGCCATGCTCAAGCAGCGCATGTCCACCACGCCGCTGCGCCGCATCGGCGAGCCCGACGAGATCGCCGGGGCGGCGGTGTTCCTGGCCAGCAAGGCCGGCAGCTACATGACCGGCCAGAGCATCGTAGTGGACGGGGGCGTCACCATCTAG